In one Candidatus Nanopelagicus limnes genomic region, the following are encoded:
- a CDS encoding serine hydrolase domain-containing protein, producing MMRLFRIIRNTLISLAVLYGALFIFTKVVHYPEPIASIKLGLAPASKTPTLMPWHVIDPSDKPIALPVASEKMPAEIMYKGTSLAFNEFLKQTDTNAFLVIRNGVMTYEWYEDGVTQSTQLPSYSVAKTMTSIMIGQLINQGKIKESDKFVDYFPNLKAGTSFDLVTIQQLLDMQAGVGVSDNYPSGPSGWGVAIAQMYATTDLDWFLKNNRKMAFEPGSKSEYMSVDTQMLGMIIKKVTGKRVSDYFSKNVWQAVGAKYPATWNVDRIGGTEKTFCCFNASAIDYGRIGMLFLNGGYAGPTKVIDNNWLKRLSTPVTTLDRNWGYGAQVWHPYPNTSLALGLHGQFIFINPATRTVIVKLSDNPTDSDHESDTAKALLEISNLKN from the coding sequence ATGATGCGTTTGTTTAGAATTATTAGAAACACCCTCATCTCACTAGCGGTGCTATATGGAGCACTATTTATCTTTACCAAAGTAGTTCATTATCCAGAGCCAATTGCATCAATTAAATTAGGACTTGCCCCGGCTTCAAAGACTCCCACTCTCATGCCGTGGCATGTGATTGATCCTTCCGATAAACCAATCGCACTGCCGGTGGCATCGGAGAAAATGCCAGCAGAGATTATGTATAAAGGAACTTCTCTAGCATTTAATGAATTTTTAAAGCAGACCGATACCAATGCATTTCTTGTTATTAGAAATGGTGTGATGACATATGAGTGGTATGAGGATGGTGTAACCCAAAGTACGCAACTGCCATCTTATTCAGTTGCTAAAACCATGACCTCCATCATGATTGGTCAGCTAATTAATCAAGGCAAAATTAAGGAAAGTGACAAGTTTGTTGATTACTTCCCAAATCTAAAAGCTGGTACAAGTTTTGATCTAGTAACCATTCAACAATTACTTGATATGCAAGCAGGAGTTGGTGTTAGTGATAACTACCCATCAGGTCCTTCTGGCTGGGGTGTTGCAATCGCACAGATGTATGCCACAACCGATCTAGATTGGTTTCTAAAGAATAATCGAAAGATGGCATTTGAACCAGGTTCAAAATCAGAATACATGAGCGTTGATACGCAGATGCTTGGAATGATTATAAAGAAAGTAACTGGCAAAAGAGTTTCTGATTACTTTAGTAAGAATGTTTGGCAAGCAGTCGGAGCTAAGTATCCTGCCACCTGGAATGTTGATCGAATTGGTGGAACTGAAAAAACATTCTGCTGTTTTAACGCCTCGGCAATTGATTATGGTCGAATTGGAATGTTGTTTTTAAATGGCGGGTATGCCGGCCCAACTAAAGTAATTGATAACAATTGGCTAAAACGATTGAGCACACCAGTTACAACCTTAGATCGAAATTGGGGTTATGGAGCTCAAGTTTGGCATCCATATCCAAACACTAGTTTGGCACTTGGCTTACATGGACAATTTATATTTATAAATCCTGCTACCCGAACAGTGATTGTTAAGTTAAGTGATAATCCAACTGATTCTGATCATGAGTCAGATACTGCAAAAGCATTACTTGAAATCTCAAATCTAAAGAATTAA
- the rpmA gene encoding 50S ribosomal protein L27, producing the protein MASKKGVSSTRNGRDSNPQYLGIKRFAGQVVKGGEILVRQRGTYFHPGKNVGIGKDDTLFALQGGSVEFGRARGRRVVNIVPAS; encoded by the coding sequence ATGGCAAGTAAAAAGGGTGTCTCCTCCACACGTAATGGTCGCGACTCAAATCCTCAGTACCTTGGCATTAAAAGATTTGCTGGCCAGGTAGTTAAGGGCGGGGAGATTTTGGTTCGCCAACGCGGAACCTACTTCCACCCAGGTAAGAATGTTGGCATCGGAAAAGATGACACATTATTTGCGCTACAAGGTGGATCAGTTGAGTTCGGTCGCGCTCGCGGTCGTCGCGTAGTAAATATCGTTCCAGCTTCATAA
- a CDS encoding Rne/Rng family ribonuclease: MADEPKAPRKRAAKKAVEGESKKVSKKAAAIPVPLFQAAPTTKTAKVAKVAKVEKAEPVAASTSDENEKEEFRRRRRRGGRGRRRNGKEGSDTDESSATEELDETTDSDGATHKRRRRRRARGEGVTPGETIEEDGVLTVVKVRPVRVREARPETRKFERRDRNRFERPERRERRDFTRKRGTVITESEFLARREAVERSMLVRQIADRTQIAIIEDDVMVEHYVNRNSNISYVGNVYLGKVQNVLPSMEAAFVDIGKGRNAVLYAGEVNWDAHGLSDTAPRKIEHVLKSGQSVLVQVTKDPIGQKGARLTSQISLPGRYLVYVPGGGMSGISRRLPDNERNRLKGILKNLIPEQAGVIIRTAAEGAPEAELERDVTRLKAQWDDIEKKSNESGTSAPSLLYGEPDLTVRVIRDIFNEDFNKMLVQGDQAWDDIQNYIGHIAPELASKIEKWVGPRDLFAENRVEEQLAKAFDRKVYLPSGGSLVIDRTEAMIVIDVNTGKFIGKGGNLEETVTKNNLEAAEEIARQLRLRDMGGIIVIDFIDMTLESNRELVLRRLVECLGRDRTKHQVAEVTSLGLVQMTRKRVGQGLIEAFSTTCESCGGRGIHIHSEPVKKVALEKDMEQRYSKTSKANADEDLSDDEDKSTDEDSDNEPIDNSNEVEQVVQTPPAPAGRRKGRRAVSTGVISTN; this comes from the coding sequence ATGGCCGATGAGCCTAAAGCACCACGTAAACGCGCTGCCAAAAAAGCAGTAGAGGGTGAAAGTAAGAAAGTAAGTAAAAAAGCTGCCGCTATTCCAGTTCCATTATTTCAAGCTGCGCCAACTACTAAAACTGCCAAGGTGGCAAAAGTCGCCAAGGTTGAAAAAGCAGAGCCAGTTGCCGCATCAACAAGTGATGAGAATGAAAAAGAAGAGTTTCGTCGCCGTCGCCGCAGAGGTGGCAGAGGCAGAAGGCGAAATGGCAAAGAGGGTTCTGATACTGATGAGAGCTCTGCAACTGAAGAATTAGATGAAACAACTGATAGTGATGGTGCAACCCATAAACGCCGACGACGCCGTAGGGCGCGTGGTGAGGGTGTAACACCAGGTGAAACTATTGAAGAAGATGGCGTACTAACTGTTGTAAAGGTTAGACCAGTTCGAGTTCGTGAGGCTCGTCCTGAAACACGTAAATTTGAAAGACGAGATCGCAATCGATTTGAGCGACCAGAGCGCAGAGAACGACGGGATTTCACTCGTAAACGCGGAACAGTAATTACAGAGTCAGAGTTTTTAGCTCGCCGTGAAGCAGTTGAGAGATCCATGTTAGTTCGCCAAATTGCAGATCGAACTCAGATTGCAATCATTGAAGATGATGTAATGGTTGAGCATTATGTAAACCGCAATAGCAATATTTCCTATGTTGGTAACGTCTATCTAGGTAAAGTACAAAACGTATTGCCTTCGATGGAGGCCGCTTTCGTTGATATTGGTAAGGGACGAAACGCAGTTCTCTACGCCGGTGAAGTTAACTGGGACGCTCATGGTTTATCAGATACTGCGCCTAGAAAAATTGAACATGTATTAAAGAGTGGTCAATCTGTTTTAGTTCAGGTTACTAAGGATCCAATTGGTCAAAAGGGTGCCAGATTAACTTCTCAGATTTCTCTGCCTGGTCGCTACTTAGTTTATGTACCAGGCGGTGGCATGAGTGGAATTTCTAGGCGATTGCCAGATAATGAACGAAATCGATTAAAGGGAATATTAAAGAATTTAATTCCAGAGCAAGCTGGCGTAATTATTCGAACTGCAGCAGAGGGAGCACCTGAAGCTGAGTTAGAAAGAGATGTAACTCGTCTTAAAGCGCAGTGGGATGATATTGAAAAGAAATCAAATGAGTCCGGCACATCAGCGCCATCACTTTTATATGGTGAGCCAGATCTAACTGTTCGAGTTATCCGCGATATCTTCAATGAAGATTTCAATAAAATGTTAGTTCAAGGTGATCAAGCTTGGGATGACATTCAAAACTATATTGGTCATATCGCCCCAGAACTTGCCAGCAAAATTGAAAAGTGGGTAGGACCACGTGATCTATTTGCTGAAAACCGAGTGGAGGAGCAGTTAGCTAAAGCATTTGATCGCAAGGTTTATCTGCCATCAGGTGGTTCACTAGTTATTGATCGCACTGAAGCGATGATTGTTATCGATGTTAACACCGGTAAATTCATTGGTAAGGGTGGCAACCTTGAAGAGACTGTTACTAAGAACAACTTAGAGGCGGCCGAAGAAATTGCTCGTCAATTGCGCCTTAGAGATATGGGCGGAATTATTGTGATCGACTTTATCGATATGACATTGGAATCAAACCGAGAGTTAGTACTTCGCAGATTAGTTGAGTGCTTAGGACGAGATCGCACCAAGCACCAAGTTGCTGAAGTAACCTCACTTGGTTTAGTGCAGATGACTAGAAAACGAGTTGGCCAAGGATTAATCGAAGCTTTCTCAACAACTTGTGAGAGTTGTGGTGGTCGTGGAATTCATATTCATAGTGAGCCAGTTAAAAAAGTAGCTCTTGAAAAAGATATGGAGCAGCGCTACTCAAAAACTAGCAAAGCTAATGCTGATGAGGATTTATCAGATGATGAAGATAAATCAACCGATGAAGATTCAGATAATGAGCCAATTGATAATTCAAATGAAGTTGAGCAAGTAGTTCAAACACCACCAGCACCTGCTGGCCGTCGAAAAGGTCGTCGGGCAGTGAGCACTGGGGTAATTTCAACCAACTAA
- the gatC gene encoding Asp-tRNA(Asn)/Glu-tRNA(Gln) amidotransferase subunit GatC codes for MAAISRDEVANLARLARISMSDAELDHLAGEMDVILGAVARVQEVAGADVPPTSHPLAVNNVTREDVVTPSLTPEQALSGAPASSEQRFKVPQILGEE; via the coding sequence ATGGCTGCAATCTCCCGCGATGAAGTGGCAAATCTTGCCCGACTAGCACGCATCTCAATGAGTGATGCTGAGTTAGATCATTTGGCAGGGGAGATGGATGTAATTCTTGGCGCAGTAGCAAGAGTGCAAGAGGTTGCTGGCGCTGATGTGCCACCAACATCTCATCCATTAGCAGTTAACAATGTAACTCGCGAAGATGTTGTAACACCAAGCCTGACGCCAGAGCAAGCATTATCTGGCGCCCCTGCATCTAGTGAGCAAAGATTTAAAGTTCCTCAAATTTTAGGTGAAGAGTAA
- the rplU gene encoding 50S ribosomal protein L21, whose protein sequence is MYAIVKAGGRQEKVSVGETLVVDRIDAAVGASVTFPAVLLVDGADVMADPKALASVKVTGEILAEQKGPKIAILRYKSKTGYRRRQGFRSKLTRVKITGINK, encoded by the coding sequence GTGTACGCGATTGTTAAAGCAGGCGGACGACAAGAGAAGGTTTCAGTTGGTGAAACTCTTGTAGTTGATCGCATTGATGCTGCCGTTGGCGCTTCCGTAACTTTTCCAGCAGTACTGCTAGTTGATGGCGCAGATGTTATGGCTGATCCAAAAGCTTTAGCCTCTGTCAAAGTAACTGGTGAGATATTAGCTGAGCAAAAAGGTCCAAAGATTGCGATCCTTCGTTACAAGAGCAAAACTGGATATCGTCGTCGCCAAGGATTTCGTTCAAAATTAACTCGCGTAAAAATAACTGGAATTAACAAGTAA
- the ilvD gene encoding dihydroxy-acid dehydratase — protein sequence MSEKNPPNKMKPRSGLVTDGMERAPARGMLRAVGFKDEDFAKPQIGIASSWNEITPCNLSLDRLAKASKKGVIEAGGFPMQFGTISVSDGISMGHEGMHFSLVSREVIADSVETVMQAERLDGMVTFAGCDKSLPAMMMAAARMDVASVFVYAGSTMPGKVDGRDVTIIDAFEAVGACARGLISQDEVDKIERAICPGEGACGGMYTANTMAAVGEAIGLSLPGSASPPSIDRRRDDYAVKSGAAVVELIRKGITTRQILTKKAFENAITVVMALGGSTNAVLHLLAIAHEAEVDLTLEDFQRVGDKVPLLGDLKPFGKYVMTDVDKVGGIPVILRALLDAGLLHGDCLTVTGKTMAENLKEITPPDPDGEILKAVKDPLSLGGGITILKGSLTPDGAVCKTAGIGVDVFEGPAKVFEREQAAMDALENGSIVAGDVVVIRYEGPKGGPGMREMLMITGAIKGAGLGKSVLLLTDGRFSGGTTGLCVGHVSPEAVDAGPIAFVKTGDKIRIDVVNRTLDLLVEESEMNERKKSFKPLAHKYRRGVLAKYSKLVGSAAKGAVCD from the coding sequence ATGAGCGAAAAAAATCCGCCAAACAAAATGAAGCCAAGATCTGGCTTAGTTACAGATGGCATGGAGCGCGCACCTGCAAGAGGAATGCTTCGCGCAGTTGGTTTTAAAGATGAAGATTTTGCTAAACCACAAATTGGAATTGCATCATCTTGGAATGAGATCACTCCTTGTAATTTATCTTTAGATAGATTGGCAAAAGCTTCAAAGAAGGGTGTTATTGAAGCTGGTGGTTTTCCAATGCAATTTGGAACTATCTCAGTCTCTGATGGAATTTCAATGGGACATGAGGGAATGCATTTTTCACTTGTCTCTCGTGAGGTAATTGCCGATTCAGTTGAAACAGTTATGCAGGCAGAGCGCTTAGATGGCATGGTTACATTTGCTGGTTGTGATAAATCATTGCCAGCGATGATGATGGCTGCAGCAAGAATGGATGTGGCATCAGTATTTGTTTACGCCGGCTCAACTATGCCTGGCAAAGTAGATGGCCGTGATGTAACAATCATTGATGCATTTGAAGCGGTAGGTGCTTGCGCTAGAGGATTAATCTCTCAAGATGAAGTAGATAAAATTGAAAGAGCTATCTGCCCAGGTGAAGGTGCATGCGGTGGTATGTACACCGCAAACACAATGGCAGCAGTAGGAGAGGCAATTGGTTTATCACTTCCAGGTTCTGCCTCCCCACCATCAATTGATCGACGCCGTGATGATTACGCAGTTAAATCAGGAGCAGCAGTTGTTGAGTTAATTCGAAAAGGTATTACTACTCGACAAATTCTTACTAAAAAAGCTTTTGAAAATGCGATCACAGTTGTAATGGCCCTCGGTGGTTCTACCAACGCGGTGCTTCATCTACTTGCAATCGCGCATGAGGCTGAGGTTGATTTAACTTTGGAGGATTTCCAACGGGTCGGAGATAAGGTGCCACTTCTGGGAGATCTAAAACCATTTGGTAAGTATGTAATGACAGATGTGGACAAAGTTGGCGGTATTCCAGTAATTCTTCGCGCACTACTTGATGCCGGACTTTTACATGGAGATTGTTTAACTGTGACCGGCAAAACCATGGCAGAAAACTTAAAAGAAATAACTCCGCCAGACCCAGATGGTGAAATTCTTAAAGCGGTTAAAGATCCACTCTCCCTTGGCGGTGGAATTACAATTCTTAAAGGTTCACTAACCCCAGATGGTGCGGTGTGTAAAACAGCTGGTATTGGCGTGGATGTATTTGAAGGTCCAGCAAAAGTTTTTGAAAGAGAACAAGCAGCAATGGACGCGTTAGAAAATGGATCAATTGTGGCGGGCGATGTTGTAGTTATTAGATATGAAGGTCCAAAGGGTGGACCAGGTATGCGCGAGATGTTAATGATTACTGGTGCGATCAAGGGTGCCGGTCTTGGTAAATCTGTATTGCTATTAACAGATGGCAGATTCTCCGGTGGCACAACTGGACTTTGCGTTGGCCATGTTTCACCTGAGGCAGTAGATGCTGGCCCAATTGCATTTGTAAAAACTGGAGACAAAATAAGAATTGATGTAGTTAATCGAACTTTAGATTTATTAGTTGAAGAGTCTGAGATGAATGAGCGAAAGAAAAGTTTTAAACCCCTTGCCCATAAGTATCGTCGTGGGGTATTAGCTAAGTATTCAAAATTAGTTGGTAGCGCCGCCAAGGGCGCGGTCTGTGATTAA
- the obgE gene encoding GTPase ObgE — protein MTTFVDRVTLHADAGKGGDGCVSVHREKFKPLGGPDGGNGGRGGDIVLVVDADVTTLLDFHHSPHRKSTDGKKGAGDFCNGAEGKDLILSVPNGTVVKDVSGNTIADLVGFGTRFMAAQGGKGGLGNAGLANSKRRAPGFALLGEPGDSRTLFLELKSVADIGLVGYPSAGKSSLIAAMSAARPKIADYPFTTLVPNLGVVQAGETRFTAADVPGLIPGASQGKGLGHEFLRHVERCAALVHVLDCATLETDRDPVKDFDVIEEELKEYGGLADRPRIIALNKIDIPDGKAMADMVQKTLESRGFEVFQVSAASREGMQELIYAMAQIIQKVRKAQKEEQVARIVLRPLAVDDAGFEVIANVDGTFNITGDKPERWVKQTDFANAEAIGYLADRLASYGIEKELFKKGAKAGDEVRIGLGDEAVIFDWEPSIEAGAELLAGGPRGEDLRLSTPWRMDLLEDDIDQLSDDEIEMQWEYNVANPRNPRIDEDAK, from the coding sequence ATGACAACCTTTGTTGATCGGGTTACCTTGCATGCCGATGCTGGAAAAGGCGGGGATGGTTGCGTCTCTGTTCACCGTGAAAAATTCAAACCATTAGGTGGTCCAGATGGCGGTAATGGTGGTCGCGGTGGCGACATTGTTTTAGTTGTCGATGCTGATGTGACAACCTTGTTAGATTTTCACCATTCACCACATCGCAAATCTACTGATGGCAAAAAAGGCGCTGGAGATTTTTGTAATGGCGCAGAAGGAAAAGACTTAATTTTGTCAGTTCCAAATGGAACTGTTGTTAAAGATGTTAGCGGTAATACCATCGCAGATCTTGTTGGATTTGGCACCAGATTTATGGCAGCCCAAGGCGGCAAAGGTGGATTAGGAAATGCAGGCCTTGCTAACTCAAAGCGACGTGCACCAGGTTTCGCACTCCTTGGTGAACCAGGAGATAGTCGAACATTATTTTTAGAGCTAAAGAGCGTTGCCGATATTGGTTTAGTTGGTTATCCAAGTGCTGGAAAGTCTTCTTTAATTGCAGCAATGTCTGCTGCCAGACCAAAGATTGCTGATTATCCATTTACTACATTGGTTCCAAACTTAGGTGTGGTGCAGGCAGGGGAGACAAGATTTACAGCAGCAGATGTTCCCGGATTAATTCCTGGCGCGAGTCAAGGAAAAGGTTTAGGACATGAGTTTTTAAGACATGTGGAGAGATGCGCAGCATTAGTACATGTTTTAGATTGCGCAACACTTGAGACTGATCGAGATCCAGTTAAAGATTTTGATGTTATTGAAGAAGAGTTAAAAGAGTATGGTGGTTTAGCAGATCGACCAAGAATTATTGCGTTAAATAAGATTGATATTCCAGATGGTAAAGCTATGGCAGATATGGTTCAAAAAACTTTAGAATCTCGCGGCTTTGAAGTATTTCAAGTATCTGCTGCCTCACGTGAAGGTATGCAGGAATTAATTTATGCAATGGCGCAGATTATTCAAAAAGTGCGCAAGGCTCAGAAAGAGGAGCAGGTTGCCAGAATTGTGCTTCGACCGCTTGCTGTTGATGATGCAGGCTTTGAAGTAATTGCAAATGTTGATGGCACATTTAACATTACCGGCGATAAGCCAGAGCGATGGGTTAAACAAACTGACTTTGCAAACGCTGAAGCAATTGGCTATTTAGCAGATCGACTTGCCTCATATGGAATTGAAAAAGAGTTGTTTAAAAAGGGTGCAAAGGCAGGGGACGAAGTAAGAATTGGTTTAGGTGATGAAGCTGTGATTTTTGATTGGGAGCCAAGCATTGAAGCTGGCGCAGAATTACTTGCTGGAGGTCCAAGAGGAGAAGATCTTCGTCTTTCAACACCTTGGCGAATGGATTTATTAGAGGATGATATTGATCAATTAAGTGATGATGAGATTGAAATGCAATGGGAGTACAACGTGGCAAATCCTAGAAATCCTCGAATTGATGAGGATGCTAAGTAA
- the gatB gene encoding Asp-tRNA(Asn)/Glu-tRNA(Gln) amidotransferase subunit GatB, giving the protein MSLNYDGALAIYEPTLGLEVHVELNTKSKMFCGCATEFGAQPNTQTCPVCLGLPGSLPVVNKRAIESSILIGLALNCSIAPFSRFARKNYFYPDMPKNFQTSQYDEPICVNGYLDVDVETDEGNKTFRVEIERVHMEEDTGKSLHVGGATGRIHGADHSLLDYNRAGIPLVEIVTKIVPNTGKYAPLVARAYVATLRDILRALKVSDVKMEQGSLRCDVNLSLSKVGSGKLGTRSETKNVNSLRSVERAVTGEIIRHANRLESGEKIVQETRHFLEESGETRPGRSKEQAEDYRYFPEPDLVPVVPDAKWIEELRTLLPEKPADRRKRLQTAWAVPDKEMNAMVNAELLDTVEQTVLLGADPTKARSWWLGEISRIANDKAVSPTDLITVNDVAQIIELISKGELTDKLARQVVEGVIAKEGSPSEVIAKRGLKVVSDDSQLMKAIEEAIAAAPDTADKVRGGNIPAAGALIGAVMKLTGGQADAAKVRELLLKHLGQ; this is encoded by the coding sequence ATGAGTTTAAATTACGATGGCGCACTTGCAATCTATGAGCCAACCCTTGGCCTTGAGGTGCATGTTGAGTTAAATACAAAGTCAAAGATGTTTTGTGGTTGCGCAACTGAGTTTGGGGCGCAGCCTAATACTCAAACTTGCCCAGTCTGCCTTGGACTTCCTGGTTCACTTCCAGTTGTTAATAAACGTGCGATTGAAAGCTCGATATTAATTGGCCTTGCATTGAATTGTTCAATCGCGCCATTTTCTAGATTTGCTCGCAAGAATTACTTCTACCCAGATATGCCAAAGAATTTTCAAACCTCTCAATATGATGAACCAATCTGTGTGAATGGCTACTTAGATGTTGATGTAGAAACTGATGAAGGAAATAAAACATTTAGAGTTGAAATTGAACGAGTTCACATGGAAGAGGACACAGGTAAATCACTACATGTTGGTGGGGCTACAGGTCGAATTCATGGGGCAGATCATTCACTTTTAGATTACAACAGAGCAGGTATTCCACTTGTTGAAATTGTCACCAAGATTGTGCCAAACACTGGAAAGTACGCCCCATTAGTTGCCAGGGCCTATGTTGCAACTTTGCGAGATATTTTGCGAGCCTTAAAAGTTTCTGATGTAAAGATGGAGCAAGGCTCACTTAGATGTGATGTGAACTTGTCATTATCAAAAGTTGGCAGCGGCAAACTTGGCACAAGAAGTGAGACTAAAAATGTTAACTCACTTCGTTCTGTGGAGCGTGCGGTAACTGGTGAAATTATTAGACATGCAAATAGATTAGAAAGTGGTGAAAAAATTGTGCAAGAGACTCGTCACTTCCTAGAGGAAAGTGGTGAGACTAGACCTGGAAGATCGAAAGAGCAGGCAGAGGATTACCGATACTTCCCAGAACCAGATTTAGTACCAGTAGTTCCTGATGCAAAATGGATTGAAGAGCTGCGCACTTTATTGCCTGAAAAACCAGCAGACCGCAGAAAGCGATTACAAACTGCTTGGGCTGTGCCAGATAAAGAGATGAATGCGATGGTTAATGCAGAGCTTCTAGATACTGTGGAGCAAACAGTTTTACTTGGCGCAGATCCAACAAAGGCTAGATCTTGGTGGTTAGGTGAAATCTCAAGAATTGCAAATGATAAAGCAGTTTCTCCAACTGATTTGATAACTGTAAATGATGTTGCTCAAATTATTGAGTTAATTTCTAAAGGTGAGCTAACTGATAAATTAGCCCGTCAAGTTGTTGAAGGGGTAATTGCCAAAGAAGGCTCCCCAAGTGAAGTTATTGCAAAACGTGGACTAAAGGTTGTCTCAGATGATTCTCAACTTATGAAGGCGATTGAAGAAGCAATTGCTGCCGCTCCTGACACAGCTGACAAGGTTCGTGGTGGCAATATTCCAGCAGCTGGCGCTCTAATTGGAGCAGTGATGAAATTAACTGGCGGCCAAGCAGATGCGGCTAAGGTGCGTGAACTATTACTAAAGCATTTAGGGCAATAA
- the gatA gene encoding Asp-tRNA(Asn)/Glu-tRNA(Gln) amidotransferase subunit GatA, with translation MSIRDNAWQMAAALDKKEISAVELANQHYEQINAVDKDVHAFLYLDKEGALSQAKEVDKKRAAGEKLSPLAGVPLALKDVMTQKDVPTTCGSKILENWRPPYDSTVVTKLKDAGVIILGKTNMDEFAMGSSTENSAYGPTHNPWDLTRIPGGSGGGSSASLAAFEAPLAIGTDTGGSIRQPAAVTGTVGVKPTYGGVSRYGLVAFSSSLDQAGPCARTVLDAALLHQVIAGFDPKDSTSINQAVPDVVAAAKKLNIKGMKIGVVKQLAGDGYQKGVENKFNEAIAELVKLGAEIIEVSCPNFEYALAAYYLIAPSECSSNLARFDSIRFGLRVGDDGVKSAEEVMNLTRQAGFGREVKRRIILGTYALSSGYYDAYYGSAQKVRTLIKQDFDNAFTKCDVLVSPTAPTTAFKIGEKSNDPLAMYLNDIATIPVNMAGIGGMSLPCGLAEEDNLPVGFQIMSPAMKDDRMYLVGGALEAALLSKWGKPILDFAPKLAGSK, from the coding sequence ATGAGCATTAGAGATAATGCCTGGCAGATGGCAGCTGCCCTAGATAAAAAAGAAATTTCAGCAGTTGAGTTAGCCAACCAACATTATGAACAAATCAATGCGGTAGATAAAGATGTCCACGCCTTTTTATATTTAGATAAAGAGGGCGCACTTTCCCAAGCCAAAGAGGTAGATAAAAAGCGGGCAGCAGGTGAGAAATTATCACCACTTGCCGGCGTACCCCTTGCATTAAAAGATGTGATGACACAAAAGGATGTGCCAACAACTTGTGGCTCAAAGATTTTAGAAAATTGGCGTCCGCCTTATGACTCAACTGTGGTCACTAAATTAAAGGATGCTGGCGTAATTATTTTAGGTAAAACTAATATGGATGAGTTTGCAATGGGTTCATCTACTGAAAATTCAGCTTATGGACCAACTCATAATCCTTGGGATCTAACTCGAATCCCTGGTGGTTCAGGTGGTGGATCTTCGGCCTCCTTGGCAGCATTTGAAGCACCGCTTGCAATTGGTACTGATACTGGTGGATCAATTCGCCAACCAGCTGCAGTAACTGGAACTGTTGGTGTTAAACCAACTTATGGCGGCGTATCAAGATATGGTTTAGTTGCATTTTCATCCTCGCTAGATCAAGCAGGACCATGTGCCAGAACAGTTTTAGATGCCGCCCTTTTACACCAAGTTATTGCAGGCTTTGATCCAAAAGATTCCACCAGCATTAATCAAGCGGTGCCTGATGTGGTTGCAGCTGCTAAAAAATTAAATATCAAAGGAATGAAAATTGGTGTGGTTAAGCAATTAGCAGGGGATGGTTATCAAAAAGGTGTTGAGAACAAATTTAATGAGGCAATTGCTGAATTAGTTAAGTTGGGCGCTGAAATTATTGAAGTATCCTGCCCTAATTTTGAATACGCACTTGCTGCCTATTACTTAATTGCCCCAAGTGAGTGCTCATCAAACTTAGCAAGATTTGACTCAATTAGATTTGGTTTACGAGTTGGCGATGATGGCGTGAAGAGCGCGGAAGAGGTAATGAATTTAACTCGGCAAGCAGGCTTTGGCCGTGAGGTTAAACGTCGAATAATTCTTGGAACATACGCACTTTCATCTGGATATTACGATGCTTACTATGGATCAGCACAAAAGGTGCGCACACTAATCAAGCAAGATTTTGATAATGCCTTTACTAAGTGTGATGTTTTGGTTTCACCAACTGCGCCAACTACGGCATTTAAAATTGGTGAGAAAAGTAATGATCCACTTGCAATGTATTTAAATGATATTGCCACGATCCCAGTAAATATGGCTGGTATTGGTGGAATGAGCCTGCCTTGTGGATTAGCGGAAGAAGATAATTTGCCAGTTGGTTTTCAAATCATGTCACCTGCGATGAAAGATGATCGAATGTATTTAGTTGGCGGGGCGCTAGAGGCAGCATTACTTTCAAAGTGGGGCAAACCAATTCTAGATTTTGCGCCAAAGCTAGCAGGATCAAAATGA